From Mucilaginibacter rubeus, a single genomic window includes:
- a CDS encoding esterase-like activity of phytase family protein — MKKQLLSVIAASAVILSSCHDDNKINPFSYPDMAEAQNPAVLFTTADGVKVYNGGFGSAVAADPNQKDVFYLLTDRGSNVAGQTANSIIIGKPDFDPQIGKFRLIDGKLILEQTIELKNANGGKLNGLPNPAGMGASGEVPFDLSGNQLAASADGIDSEGLVLAADGTFWISDEYGPHIVHFDASGKTIERINPYGSGTGGRKIPAVFATRRANRGMEGLAITPDGKTLVGMMQSPMYNPSKAKVANSTVLRILTFDIVSGATKQYAYVMDNVSLTGVSDITAVNATTFLTVERDGNFGGAPTNPATFKKVFKIDLSNATDISDPANGANGKLYNGKTVEELNDEAGLKAAGITPVTKTQVLDLLKDLPTVYPHDKAEGLALLPGNILAISNDDDFGVIDNGKNGFAAKILPATNTVDRNRIYFVKLK, encoded by the coding sequence ATGAAAAAACAATTACTCAGCGTCATCGCGGCTTCTGCGGTGATCCTATCTTCCTGCCATGACGATAATAAAATAAATCCATTCAGCTACCCCGATATGGCCGAAGCACAAAACCCGGCCGTGCTTTTCACCACTGCCGATGGTGTAAAAGTGTATAATGGTGGTTTCGGTTCGGCAGTTGCGGCCGATCCCAATCAGAAAGATGTATTTTATCTGCTTACAGACCGCGGCTCTAACGTTGCCGGGCAAACTGCAAATTCAATCATCATCGGTAAACCCGATTTCGATCCACAGATAGGCAAATTCAGGTTAATAGATGGTAAACTGATCCTGGAACAAACCATCGAACTTAAAAATGCCAATGGCGGGAAACTGAATGGCTTGCCAAATCCTGCAGGTATGGGAGCTTCCGGCGAGGTTCCTTTTGATCTTAGCGGCAACCAGTTAGCGGCCAGTGCCGATGGTATTGATTCGGAAGGCCTGGTATTGGCTGCCGACGGCACTTTTTGGATTAGTGACGAGTACGGTCCGCATATCGTACATTTTGACGCCAGCGGTAAAACCATTGAGCGCATCAACCCTTACGGTTCCGGAACCGGCGGCCGTAAAATTCCCGCTGTGTTTGCCACACGCAGGGCCAATAGGGGTATGGAAGGTTTGGCTATTACGCCTGATGGCAAAACACTGGTTGGCATGATGCAATCGCCAATGTATAACCCGTCTAAAGCAAAAGTTGCCAACTCAACTGTATTAAGGATCCTGACTTTTGATATTGTTTCAGGTGCTACAAAGCAATACGCTTATGTTATGGACAACGTTTCGTTAACAGGTGTAAGTGATATTACCGCTGTTAACGCCACAACATTTTTAACTGTTGAACGCGATGGTAATTTTGGTGGCGCGCCAACCAATCCGGCAACGTTTAAAAAAGTATTTAAGATTGATTTGAGTAATGCTACCGATATTTCTGACCCGGCAAACGGCGCTAACGGTAAATTATACAATGGTAAAACCGTTGAGGAGCTTAATGACGAGGCTGGTTTAAAAGCGGCCGGTATCACCCCGGTTACTAAAACGCAGGTGCTTGACCTGTTAAAAGATCTGCCAACCGTTTATCCGCATGATAAAGCCGAAGGTTTGGCTTTACTTCCGGGTAATATACTTGCTATATCTAATGATGACGACTTCGGTGTTATTGACAATGGTAAGAATGGTTTTGCAGCTAAAATTTTGCCTGCTACCAACACTGTCGACCGTAACAGGATCTATTTTGTAAAGCTTAAATAA
- the glmS gene encoding glutamine--fructose-6-phosphate transaminase (isomerizing), with protein sequence MCGIVGYIGSRDAWPVVLNGLKRLEYRGYDSAGIAIINDEGFSVYKKTGKVACLEEYTADKDKSGRVAIGHTRWATHGAPSDANSHPHSSNDNRLHIIHNGIIENYLILKEELLARGHTFKSETDTEILIHLIEEIQNIEQTDLLEAVRLALNTVIGAYAIVILDRENPDRLIAARKGSPLVIGVGQGEYFIASDATPIIEYTKNVVYLKDNEIVLVKPDGLLIKKLDNVEQTPLIQELELKLESLEKGGFEHFMMKEIFEQPRSVRDCMRGRIFPLEGKVELGGIKQYTDKLKNAERIIIIACGTSWHAGLTGEYLIEEYGRIKVEVEYASEFRYRNPIITDKDIVMAVSQSGETADTLAAIEIAKERGATILGICNVVGASIPRVTDAGVYTHAGPEIGVASTKAFTAQVTVLTLIALYIAQHKGTLTPAKLINMLTELDTIPDKIQLLLQDNDLIEGIATKIKDAPNCLFLGRGFGFPVALEGALKLKEISYIHAEGYPAAEMKHGPIALIDEQMPVIFIATKNSSYEKVISNIQEVKARKGIVIAIVTQGDVKVKNMADYCIEIPDADEAFLPLLATIPLQLLSYHIAVKRGCNVDQPRNLAKSVTVE encoded by the coding sequence ATGTGCGGAATTGTTGGTTACATCGGATCGAGAGATGCGTGGCCGGTTGTGTTAAACGGCCTCAAACGATTAGAATATCGTGGTTATGATAGTGCCGGTATTGCTATCATTAATGACGAAGGTTTCAGTGTATATAAAAAAACCGGGAAGGTAGCTTGCCTTGAAGAGTATACTGCTGATAAGGACAAAAGTGGCCGGGTTGCCATAGGACATACCAGGTGGGCAACACACGGTGCCCCTTCTGATGCAAACTCGCACCCACACAGCTCAAATGACAACCGTTTGCACATTATTCACAACGGGATAATTGAAAATTACCTGATCCTTAAGGAAGAACTTTTGGCCCGCGGGCACACTTTTAAAAGCGAAACAGATACCGAGATCCTGATCCACCTTATTGAGGAGATCCAGAACATTGAACAAACAGATTTACTCGAGGCCGTTCGCTTAGCATTAAATACCGTGATAGGTGCTTATGCCATCGTTATACTTGACCGGGAAAATCCCGACCGGCTCATCGCCGCCCGCAAAGGCAGTCCGCTGGTTATAGGCGTTGGCCAGGGCGAGTATTTTATCGCTTCAGACGCCACTCCTATTATTGAATACACCAAAAATGTGGTGTATTTAAAAGACAACGAAATCGTACTTGTTAAACCCGATGGGCTCCTGATAAAAAAACTGGATAACGTAGAACAAACCCCGTTAATCCAGGAATTGGAGTTAAAGCTTGAATCATTGGAAAAAGGTGGTTTTGAGCATTTCATGATGAAGGAGATCTTCGAACAGCCACGATCTGTACGGGACTGTATGCGCGGTCGCATTTTCCCGCTTGAGGGCAAAGTGGAGTTAGGTGGTATTAAACAATATACCGATAAGCTCAAAAACGCGGAGCGGATCATCATCATTGCCTGCGGTACCTCATGGCATGCCGGCCTCACAGGCGAATACCTTATTGAAGAATACGGACGCATTAAGGTTGAGGTTGAATATGCATCTGAATTCAGGTACCGCAACCCCATAATTACCGACAAGGATATCGTGATGGCCGTATCACAATCGGGCGAAACTGCAGATACATTGGCCGCTATTGAAATTGCCAAAGAACGGGGCGCCACAATTCTGGGGATTTGCAATGTTGTTGGGGCATCAATTCCGCGTGTAACCGATGCCGGGGTTTACACCCATGCCGGCCCCGAAATTGGTGTAGCCTCAACAAAGGCCTTTACAGCACAGGTTACCGTTTTAACTTTAATTGCTTTATATATAGCACAGCATAAAGGCACCTTAACACCCGCCAAGCTCATCAATATGCTAACCGAACTTGATACCATACCCGATAAGATCCAATTGCTGCTACAGGATAACGACTTGATTGAAGGCATTGCAACTAAAATAAAAGATGCGCCCAACTGCCTGTTTTTAGGTCGAGGGTTTGGTTTTCCGGTAGCATTGGAAGGAGCTTTAAAATTAAAAGAGATCTCTTACATACATGCCGAAGGCTACCCCGCCGCCGAAATGAAGCACGGCCCTATCGCGCTGATTGACGAGCAAATGCCGGTAATTTTCATCGCCACCAAAAACTCATCATACGAAAAAGTGATTAGCAATATCCAGGAAGTTAAGGCCCGTAAAGGCATAGTGATAGCCATTGTTACACAAGGCGATGTCAAGGTAAAAAACATGGCCGATTACTGCATTGAAATACCTGACGCCGACGAAGCATTCTTGCCGCTTTTGGCTACCATCCCTTTACAACTGTTATCATATCACATAGCTGTGAAACGAGGCTGCAATGTTGATCAGCCACGGAACCTGGCTAAGTCAGTTACTGTAGAATAA
- a CDS encoding polysaccharide biosynthesis/export family protein, whose product MKKFNTYCFLAALLLMTGCAAKRDLVYFSNMANTGAVNNNMGGAVIIHQKDIINVTVNSLNPESNLLFNGNKNATTGNTSNRGGYKVNENGIVNLPLIGDYKIEGQTIEEAQAEVAKRLSAFVKSPVVDIQLLNFKISVIGEVNKPSTFVITDENVNLLEALGMAGDMTVYGKRDNVLVIRTENGHKTMNRLNLNKVESMDSPYFNLKQNDIVYVEPDKSKAVEYSQNTRLAPIVVASISALAVLAAVLLRR is encoded by the coding sequence ATGAAAAAATTTAACACATACTGTTTTCTTGCAGCCTTACTGTTGATGACCGGGTGTGCCGCTAAACGCGACCTCGTTTATTTCAGTAACATGGCTAACACAGGTGCAGTAAATAATAACATGGGCGGAGCAGTAATTATTCATCAGAAAGACATTATAAATGTAACTGTTAACAGCTTAAACCCCGAATCAAATTTACTTTTTAACGGAAACAAAAATGCTACAACGGGCAATACCTCAAACCGCGGCGGATATAAAGTAAATGAAAATGGCATTGTGAATTTACCTCTTATAGGCGACTATAAAATTGAAGGACAAACCATTGAAGAGGCCCAGGCCGAAGTTGCAAAAAGGTTATCGGCCTTTGTTAAAAGCCCGGTGGTTGATATCCAGCTATTAAACTTTAAAATAAGTGTGATTGGCGAGGTAAACAAACCATCAACATTTGTGATAACTGATGAAAATGTAAACTTACTTGAAGCATTAGGAATGGCAGGCGATATGACAGTTTACGGAAAAAGGGACAACGTGCTGGTGATCCGTACCGAAAACGGGCACAAGACCATGAACCGCCTTAACCTAAATAAAGTTGAATCAATGGATTCGCCCTATTTCAACCTTAAACAAAATGACATTGTTTACGTGGAACCTGATAAATCAAAAGCAGTTGAATATAGCCAGAATACACGCCTGGCACCTATTGTAGTAGCATCAATATCAGCCCTGGCTGTATTGGCGGCAGTACTTTTAAGAAGATAA
- a CDS encoding GumC family protein, which yields MDNNFILREPLPGNKFRNNLTPYLSGWYLFLISMVVCIAAAWTYLNYVTPLYKITSTLQIPDDKKGDGILKATAFSDLNMFQETKTVDNEMEVLRSKDLIYKVLSKLHMETSFFDESGFTTKELYGAERPFTVTINQISKIGYAKKLYLQPYTQDKFVLKDENKSWIYSYNQMIRHKDYSFKVEKGPARIDSETPILIQFKNLTNLASSYSAGLLQVNPVIKESNTLTLSLVDAVPERGVDILNNIISTYNAENVVKKNVTAVNTILFIDKRLNDLEHDLSFTEGDIETFKQHNGAAEINASTQVNITKSAEYNQLIEEANTQLGIIKSIETYLKSSANQYNAVPSTMGLKDPSLNTLVSRFNDLQLERNRMLTSANLENPLVQNLSNQISALRINILENLQNIKKGFAISHKLLSDNSAQYDSRIRSVPSIERGLLQRSREQGVKTNLYQYLLQKREETALSLSATIPSSQLIDKPAANPTAEFPKTQLTYLFAIIAGLFTPGIFIFMKDKLSVKIKDQSSLLNIQGVKILGELCHNNEDKNSVVISNGSNTNISELFRYIRSNIGFLNQGTQHKTILVTSSMKGEGKTFFSINLGLTLAMLNKRVLIMEFDLRKPDLLKNINLEQSLGINDFLTGNTNSPADCVQAYSESENLFVMGSGTKTINPAELLSDKRLDLLFKWCKTEFDYIVLDTSPVGAVADAFSLAKYAELSIYIVRYNYTNTEQLSILRDIYDNKKLNNVMVVFNDAKKENRTAYAYGSYGYASAYGS from the coding sequence ATGGATAACAATTTTATTTTGAGAGAGCCTCTACCAGGCAACAAATTCAGGAACAATCTTACGCCTTATTTAAGCGGCTGGTATTTATTCCTGATCAGTATGGTTGTTTGCATAGCTGCCGCCTGGACTTACTTAAACTATGTTACCCCACTGTACAAAATAACAAGTACACTGCAAATACCTGACGATAAAAAGGGTGACGGTATTTTAAAAGCAACCGCGTTCAGTGACCTGAACATGTTCCAGGAAACTAAAACCGTTGACAACGAGATGGAAGTTTTACGATCAAAAGACCTCATATACAAGGTCCTGTCAAAACTCCACATGGAAACTTCTTTTTTTGACGAAAGTGGATTTACTACAAAAGAGCTTTATGGAGCCGAGCGGCCTTTTACTGTCACCATAAACCAGATCAGCAAAATTGGGTATGCAAAAAAACTGTACCTGCAGCCATATACGCAGGATAAGTTTGTGCTTAAGGATGAAAACAAATCCTGGATCTATAGCTATAACCAGATGATCAGGCATAAAGATTATTCGTTCAAAGTAGAAAAAGGCCCGGCACGCATTGATAGCGAAACTCCAATACTAATTCAATTTAAAAACCTTACCAATCTGGCCTCGTCATATAGTGCAGGGTTACTGCAAGTTAATCCGGTTATTAAAGAATCAAATACATTAACGTTAAGCCTGGTTGATGCCGTACCTGAAAGAGGTGTCGATATTTTAAACAACATCATATCAACTTACAACGCCGAAAATGTTGTTAAGAAAAACGTTACTGCGGTAAATACCATATTGTTTATCGATAAAAGGTTAAACGATCTTGAACACGATCTGTCATTTACCGAAGGCGATATCGAAACCTTTAAACAACATAATGGTGCTGCAGAGATCAATGCAAGTACACAGGTAAACATTACAAAATCTGCCGAGTATAACCAGTTAATTGAAGAAGCAAACACACAATTAGGTATAATAAAATCTATTGAAACTTATTTAAAAAGCTCGGCTAATCAATATAATGCGGTACCCAGCACCATGGGATTAAAAGACCCCTCATTAAATACGTTGGTTAGCCGTTTCAACGACTTGCAATTGGAGCGCAACCGTATGCTTACCAGTGCTAATCTTGAGAACCCGCTTGTGCAAAACCTAAGTAACCAGATATCCGCGTTACGTATTAATATTTTGGAAAACCTTCAAAACATTAAAAAAGGGTTTGCTATCAGCCATAAATTACTTAGTGATAATTCTGCACAGTATGATTCCCGGATCCGCTCTGTTCCGTCAATTGAACGCGGGCTTTTACAACGCAGCAGGGAACAAGGTGTAAAAACCAATTTATACCAATACCTGCTCCAAAAAAGGGAAGAAACAGCATTGTCGTTATCCGCTACAATTCCGTCATCACAATTGATTGATAAACCTGCCGCTAATCCAACAGCCGAATTTCCTAAAACACAGCTTACCTATCTATTCGCAATCATAGCAGGATTATTTACACCGGGTATTTTCATCTTCATGAAAGATAAACTCAGCGTAAAAATTAAAGATCAGTCCAGCCTACTGAATATACAGGGCGTAAAAATATTAGGCGAGCTATGCCACAACAACGAAGACAAAAACTCGGTGGTTATATCAAACGGAAGCAATACCAATATTTCAGAACTGTTCAGGTATATCAGGAGCAACATTGGCTTCCTAAACCAGGGCACACAGCACAAAACCATACTGGTTACATCGTCTATGAAAGGTGAAGGTAAAACCTTCTTCAGTATTAACCTCGGACTGACGCTCGCTATGCTCAATAAACGGGTGCTGATCATGGAGTTTGATTTACGTAAGCCCGATCTGCTTAAAAACATCAACCTGGAGCAAAGCCTTGGTATAAACGATTTCTTAACCGGCAATACCAATTCTCCGGCCGATTGCGTACAGGCTTATAGTGAATCTGAAAATCTGTTTGTGATGGGCAGCGGAACCAAGACCATAAACCCGGCCGAACTGCTATCAGATAAACGGCTCGACCTGCTTTTTAAATGGTGCAAAACCGAGTTTGACTATATCGTGCTTGATACTTCGCCGGTTGGTGCTGTTGCCGATGCATTTAGCCTGGCAAAATATGCAGAGCTAAGCATTTACATTGTACGATATAACTATACCAATACAGAGCAATTAAGTATCCTGAGAGATATTTATGATAATAAAAAACTAAATAATGTTATGGTAGTGTTTAACGACGCGAAAAAAGAAAACCGCACGGCTTATGCCTATGGTAGTTATGGATATGCGTCGGCTTATGGCAGCTGA
- a CDS encoding UpxY family transcription antiterminator, producing the protein METQSRVAHRMTNYREKKWLVIYTKPRWEKKVDKLLKQSGIECYCPVRDVVNQWSDRKKEISVPLFSSYVFVHVDAYEQSRALYIMGVLGFVYYMGKPAIVRDNVIDEIRANLIRYKDMEIISLQNLCIGDTVTIKGGALVNQMGKVLQIQGKNVLMVFETINCALVTRVSIQNLSVHNISGNHEN; encoded by the coding sequence ATGGAAACCCAATCAAGAGTAGCACATCGCATGACAAACTATCGTGAAAAAAAATGGCTTGTAATTTACACCAAGCCCCGATGGGAAAAAAAGGTGGACAAGCTTTTAAAGCAAAGCGGCATCGAATGCTACTGTCCTGTGAGGGATGTAGTAAACCAATGGTCCGACCGGAAAAAGGAGATCAGCGTCCCACTGTTTAGCTCCTATGTGTTTGTTCATGTCGACGCCTATGAGCAGTCGCGGGCGCTTTATATCATGGGCGTATTAGGTTTTGTTTACTACATGGGCAAACCTGCCATAGTTAGGGACAATGTTATTGACGAGATCAGGGCGAACCTTATACGCTATAAAGATATGGAGATTATAAGCCTCCAGAATTTATGCATTGGCGATACTGTAACTATAAAAGGTGGAGCCCTTGTAAACCAGATGGGTAAAGTGCTGCAGATTCAGGGCAAAAATGTTTTGATGGTTTTTGAAACCATCAATTGCGCCTTAGTAACACGAGTTTCAATCCAAAACTTATCAGTTCATAACATCAGCGGAAATCATGAAAATTGA
- the tviB gene encoding Vi polysaccharide biosynthesis UDP-N-acetylglucosamine C-6 dehydrogenase TviB, with protein MKIENYQPKLGIIGLGYVGLPLAVEFAKKYKVIGFDINVNRINELKSGIDHTLEIDSEQLNAVITPVCTTATGLYVTDEVEKLRQCSVYIVTVPTPVDKNNRPDLSPLISASRVVGKVLKKDDIVVYESTVYPGVTEDECMPILEKVSGLTFNVDFFAGYSPERINPGDKLHTVSKIRKITSGSTPEAAETIDKLYQSVITAGTFKAHSIKVAEAAKVIENAQRDINIAFVNELAMIFNKLGIDTHKVLEAAGTKWNFLNFRPGLVGGHCIGVDPYYLAQKAQEAGYHPEIILAGRRINDSMGAYVADQFIKQMICRGTSVTDAEVLILGFTFKENCPDVRNTRVIDIVKRLREYKVKVHIHDPWANAEHAKKEYGIICENGESKTRTYDGVLLAVAHEEFKALDVKALCKPNAALYDLKAFLPENVANARL; from the coding sequence ATGAAAATTGAGAATTACCAACCTAAATTAGGCATCATCGGTCTTGGTTATGTAGGCCTGCCCCTGGCAGTTGAATTTGCAAAAAAATACAAGGTCATTGGCTTTGACATTAATGTGAACCGCATTAATGAGCTCAAATCGGGTATCGACCATACCCTGGAGATAGACTCCGAACAATTAAACGCGGTGATTACCCCTGTTTGCACAACCGCTACCGGGTTATACGTTACCGATGAAGTTGAAAAATTAAGGCAATGTTCTGTTTACATTGTAACAGTACCAACCCCGGTTGATAAAAACAACCGTCCCGACCTTTCCCCATTAATTAGTGCCAGCCGCGTGGTAGGCAAGGTTTTAAAAAAGGATGATATTGTAGTTTACGAATCTACCGTATACCCCGGAGTAACAGAAGATGAGTGTATGCCTATACTGGAAAAAGTATCGGGCTTAACCTTTAATGTCGACTTTTTTGCAGGTTACTCACCTGAAAGGATCAATCCTGGCGATAAGCTGCATACCGTATCAAAAATCAGGAAGATCACTTCTGGCTCCACTCCTGAAGCTGCAGAAACAATTGACAAACTTTATCAATCGGTTATTACTGCCGGCACATTCAAGGCCCACTCTATTAAAGTAGCTGAAGCAGCCAAAGTAATTGAAAATGCTCAGCGCGATATTAACATCGCCTTCGTTAACGAATTAGCAATGATCTTTAATAAATTAGGCATAGATACCCACAAGGTATTGGAAGCGGCAGGTACCAAATGGAACTTCCTGAATTTCAGGCCGGGTTTGGTAGGCGGCCACTGCATAGGTGTTGATCCTTATTACCTGGCCCAAAAAGCCCAGGAAGCAGGTTATCATCCTGAAATTATCCTGGCCGGTCGCCGCATTAACGACTCGATGGGCGCTTATGTTGCCGATCAGTTTATTAAACAAATGATTTGCCGGGGTACTTCTGTAACCGATGCCGAAGTGCTGATACTTGGCTTCACCTTTAAAGAAAACTGCCCCGACGTAAGGAATACCCGTGTAATTGATATTGTAAAACGACTGAGAGAGTATAAAGTAAAAGTGCATATCCATGATCCATGGGCCAACGCGGAGCACGCTAAAAAAGAATATGGCATTATCTGCGAAAACGGAGAATCAAAAACCCGCACCTATGATGGTGTTTTACTCGCGGTTGCCCACGAAGAGTTTAAAGCACTGGATGTAAAAGCGCTTTGCAAACCGAATGCTGCCCTTTATGATTTGAAAGCATTTTTACCAGAAAATGTTGCTAACGCCCGACTTTAA
- a CDS encoding lipopolysaccharide biosynthesis protein has translation MNYKQRAVSGIVWALWQQLSSKVVSFGISIFLARILEPSQFGLLAMLSLFISVGNSLLDGGLTASLIRTTDANQRDYSTVFYFNIIGSSILYLLLFLTAPLIAAFYHQPLLTSVVRVYTLILIINAFFGVQSTLLVKDLKFKKQTNIQIPSAIGGGILGIILAKLGYGVWSLVWMGLCTSFLSTAIHWITSDWRPALIFDKACFRKHIHFGYKMTLSGLIDTVYQNIYLIIIGKFFSATQLGYYSRADSISQLPISNISAAINKVTYPMFAEISNDPVQLKNVYKRLMQQVVFWNAPVLIMLCIIAKPLFHILLTDKWLPAVPIFQLLCIGGIMYPLHSYNLNVLKVMGQSALFLKLEVVKKVLSVIGILCFIPFGIYGLLYFQLFFNVIAYYINSIYSGRLINYPVTEQIKDILPTVALAGGIGLCCYFLDKLLINDFFIPTMQIGILLIVFTAVYYGASLLIKLSAIKDFNQLILKR, from the coding sequence ATGAACTATAAACAAAGAGCCGTATCAGGCATAGTATGGGCGTTGTGGCAACAGCTGAGTTCAAAAGTAGTGAGCTTTGGCATTTCCATATTCCTTGCCCGGATCCTGGAGCCATCGCAATTTGGTTTATTGGCCATGCTGTCGCTTTTCATTTCGGTAGGTAACAGCCTTCTGGATGGCGGCCTTACAGCATCGCTGATCCGCACTACCGATGCCAATCAGCGTGATTACTCAACCGTGTTTTACTTCAATATCATTGGCAGCAGCATCCTGTACCTGTTACTCTTTTTAACAGCACCGCTTATTGCCGCTTTTTACCATCAGCCGTTGTTAACTTCAGTAGTACGCGTATACACCTTGATTTTGATCATAAACGCGTTTTTTGGCGTACAAAGTACGCTGCTGGTTAAGGATTTAAAATTTAAGAAGCAAACCAACATTCAAATCCCCTCGGCAATTGGCGGTGGCATATTGGGCATAATACTGGCAAAATTAGGATACGGCGTTTGGAGCCTTGTTTGGATGGGTTTATGCACATCCTTTTTATCAACAGCTATACACTGGATTACTTCAGACTGGAGACCGGCATTGATATTTGATAAAGCATGTTTTAGAAAACACATCCACTTTGGCTACAAAATGACACTATCGGGGCTAATTGATACTGTTTATCAGAATATCTACCTGATCATTATCGGTAAGTTCTTTTCGGCCACTCAGCTTGGCTACTACAGCCGGGCCGACTCGATAAGCCAGCTGCCTATCAGCAATATATCGGCAGCTATAAATAAGGTCACTTACCCCATGTTCGCGGAGATATCAAACGACCCGGTACAGTTAAAAAACGTTTATAAAAGACTCATGCAGCAGGTAGTGTTCTGGAATGCGCCGGTGCTCATTATGCTGTGTATCATTGCCAAACCACTATTTCACATTTTATTAACAGACAAATGGTTGCCCGCTGTTCCGATTTTCCAGTTATTGTGTATAGGAGGCATCATGTACCCGCTGCACTCATACAATTTAAATGTGCTAAAAGTAATGGGGCAAAGCGCGTTGTTTTTAAAATTAGAAGTTGTCAAAAAAGTTTTAAGTGTCATCGGTATCCTGTGCTTTATCCCCTTCGGCATTTATGGGCTGCTGTATTTCCAGCTATTTTTTAATGTAATTGCCTACTACATTAACTCCATTTACAGCGGGCGTTTAATTAACTACCCTGTAACCGAACAGATAAAGGATATCTTACCTACAGTAGCATTAGCCGGCGGCATCGGCCTATGCTGTTATTTTCTTGATAAGCTCCTGATTAATGATTTTTTCATCCCTACTATGCAAATTGGCATATTACTCATAGTATTTACCGCGGTTTACTATGGAGCCAGTTTATTAATTAAGCTATCTGCTATTAAAGACTTTAACCAATTAATCCTAAAACGATGA
- a CDS encoding DegT/DnrJ/EryC1/StrS family aminotransferase yields the protein MIPVTKPFLPSEKEFRAYVKSIWERQWLTNNGPLVNTLELKLKQYLGISHMLFVTNGTIALQLAIKALNISGEIITTPFSFVATTSTIVWQGCEPVFVDIDPGTLNIDPSKIEAAITPRTTAILATHVFGNPCDITAIQAIADKHNLKVIYDAAHCFGTFYKNRSVFEYGDISVTSFHSTKLYHTIEGGAVFTQDPELLRTMALMRNFGYSGVDTFSEEGINAKNSEFHAAMGLCNLRHVDEILKKRKYLYEQYLQRLSNLNVQFQKLENEQDYNYAYFPIIFESEALMHQSKAKLELAQIYCRRYFYPSLSSLPYVKNQPMPVCDSIASRIVCLPLYHTLSLSDLDLICRLLLRAQNFDNNVKPKHFGSLVTDKIESEINVTAVNVNGSV from the coding sequence ATGATTCCTGTAACCAAACCATTTCTTCCTTCGGAAAAGGAATTCAGAGCTTACGTAAAAAGTATCTGGGAAAGACAATGGCTCACCAACAATGGCCCGCTTGTAAACACACTTGAGTTAAAACTAAAGCAATACCTGGGTATAAGCCATATGCTGTTTGTTACAAATGGTACAATAGCATTACAGTTGGCTATTAAAGCGCTTAATATAAGCGGGGAAATTATCACAACGCCATTTTCATTTGTTGCCACTACAAGCACTATTGTATGGCAAGGCTGTGAGCCGGTATTTGTGGATATTGATCCGGGGACGCTAAACATCGATCCATCTAAGATTGAAGCGGCAATTACTCCAAGAACTACAGCAATATTAGCTACACACGTTTTTGGTAACCCTTGCGATATTACAGCTATACAAGCTATTGCCGATAAGCATAACTTAAAAGTGATATACGATGCGGCACATTGCTTTGGTACTTTTTATAAAAACCGCTCGGTGTTTGAATATGGCGATATCAGCGTAACCAGTTTTCACTCAACCAAATTATACCACACCATTGAAGGTGGCGCGGTATTTACCCAGGATCCGGAATTGTTAAGGACGATGGCTCTGATGCGTAACTTCGGTTATTCAGGAGTAGATACCTTCTCTGAGGAAGGGATAAACGCAAAAAACAGCGAATTCCATGCGGCAATGGGGCTATGTAACCTGCGCCATGTTGATGAAATACTTAAGAAAAGGAAGTATTTGTATGAGCAATATCTGCAGCGTTTGAGCAACCTGAACGTTCAGTTCCAGAAACTTGAAAATGAGCAGGATTACAACTACGCATACTTCCCTATTATTTTTGAAAGTGAAGCACTGATGCACCAAAGCAAGGCAAAGCTTGAACTGGCCCAAATTTATTGCAGGCGGTATTTTTACCCTTCACTATCATCATTGCCATACGTAAAAAATCAGCCTATGCCTGTTTGCGATTCCATTGCATCAAGAATAGTTTGTTTGCCGTTATACCACACCCTTTCCCTTTCCGACCTTGATCTCATTTGCAGGTTATTGCTTCGCGCGCAGAATTTCGATAACAATGTTAAGCCGAAACATTTTGGCTCCCTGGTTACCGATAAAATTGAATCTGAAATAAACGTGACAGCCGTGAACGTAAATGGATCTGTATGA